The window GGGGGCACCGGACCTTGATGAGCGGACTGGTACTGGGGCTCACGCCCCGCTCTCACCATCTCCTTCTTGGTGTCTATGGTGGCCAGGGAAGCTCCGAGGCGCTGgcagtgctccctgctgctgttccagtcACTCTCTGTGTCCGAGAAATAATAGCATTTCCCTTGGAAACTGACCCAGGCGTCGGGGCACACGTAGGAGAAGTGTGGGTGAGATGACCGCAACAGATGCTGGAGCACTGACAGGGAGAAAGTTGGGCAAGTGAGAGGCAAAGAACGATCCCCTGCAGCAGATGTGGGGCCTGGGATGCACGGACATGGGGCGATGCCCTGGGAACGGCTGCAGAGGTTGGGAAGGTGGAGCAGAACGTGGTTTAGGGCAGCGCGTGGGCGccccaggagctgggatgggggCTGTGCTtggggagcagctcagggcGCTGGGAACCCCATCGTCCCCCGTCCTACAGCCACACTAGGGATGCTGGGGGGCACTCACCTATCACAGGCACCAGCGTGACGATGACGCCCACCAGCACTCCACTCACAAAGAGCAACAGGGCGGTTTTCCTTCTGCCCACATTCCTTTTGCAGCCTGGTGGGGCAGAGAGCAGATGGGCTCGGGCTCTTTTCCCCCATTCAGCCCTTTCCTGCTGCGTACCAGCAGAGAATCACAGATTCTGTTCTCTTACCCCAttggttttcttgttgtttttcttctccatggGAATACAGCATTGCTTCCTGCTGTGGCGTATCTGATTGTTGCTCTCCAGTTGCCACAGTGTGGAAGTGTTGGATCGTGGAGCTGAGATCTGCCCGTCCTGttctgggagctgggagagtGGGCGGGAGGGAAAGGAGCTGGGAGCGAGAGAGGGGCGTTGAACATGACTTTAAGTATCACAAGGGAGTAAAAGTAAAATCGTGCCTTATCAGCATCCATAGCTGAAAGATCCAGATCCACCTAAAATGCACCAAATGGAGCTAAACAGACGCAACTGGCCCCCAAGTGGGGACACACTGCCCAAAATGCATGGAAATGGCAGCAAGGAGACTCAAAAGAGACAGGAACAGTCCCAGAATGCCCCAAATCAGAACAAATTGACCAAAACTGCCTTAAAGCGACCCAGATATGAAGCAGGCTCAAATGGACACAAATGGCCCCGGAATGGCTCAAAAGGCATCAGAATGGCCCCACATCGATTCAGGGTGAATCCACAAGGCCCCACAATTGACCCAAAAAGCACAAGGGTGACCCAAAGCGCCCCAGAACAGCTCAAAATGAACGGAAACGGACCTGGTGGGCCGAAAAATGGACACAATTGGCTTTCAAATAACTACAAATTGACCCCAACATGACCCCCAAATGACCCCAGCACAGCCCTACATGGGCCTGAACGGCCTAAAAATGGTGCACATGGCACCAAAGCCATCCCAGAATGACCCCAAAATGCCCAGAGAACGGCTCCCAAACAGCCATGGATCAGCCCCTCGATGCCCAAACCACCCAAAGCAGCCACTGACAGCCCCAAACAACCCCCACCTTGTACTGACATGGCCAAACATCCCGACACGGCCCGAACAGCAGCGGACAGCCCCGAAATAGCCCAAGTGGCACAAAGCCATTCCAAAGNNNNNNNNNNNNNNNNNNNNNNNNNNNNNNNNNNNNNNNNNNNNNNNNNNNNNNNNNNNNNNNNNNNNNNNNNNNNNNNNNNNNNNNNNNNNNNNNNNNNNNNNNNNNNNNNNNNNNNNNNNNNNNNNNNNNNNNNNNNNNNNNNNNNNNNNNNNNNNNNNNNNNNNNNNNNNNNNNNNNNNNNNNNNNNNNNNNNNNNNNNNNNNNNNNNNNNNNNNNNNNNNNNNNNNNNNNNNNNNNNNNNNNNNNNNNNNNNNNNNNNNNNNNNNNNNNNNNNNNNNNNNNNNNNNNNNNNNNNNNNNNNNNNNNNNNNNNNNNNNNNNNNNNNNNNNNNNNNNNNNNNNNNNNNNNNNNNNNNNNNNNNNNNNNNNNNNNNNNNNNNNNNNNNNNNNNNNNNNNNNNNNNNNNNNNNNNNNNNNNNNNNNNNNNNNNNNNNNNNNNNNNNNNNNNNNNNNNNNNNNNNNNNNNNNNNNNNNNNNNNNNNNNNNNNNNNNNNNNNNNNNNNNNNNNNNNNNNNNNNNNNNNNNNNNNNNNNNNNNNNNNNNNNNNNNNNNNNNNNNNNNNNNNNNNNNNNNNNNNNNNNNNNNNNNNNNNNNNNNNNNNNNNNNNNNNNNNNNNNNNNNNNNNNNNNNNNNNNNNNNNNNNNNNNNNNNNNNNNNNNNNNNNNNNNNNNNNNNNNNNNNNNNNNNNNNNNNNNNNNNNNNNNNNNNNNNNNNNNNNNNNNNNNNNNNNNNNNNNNNNNNNNNNNNNNNNNNNNNNNNNNNNNNNNNNNNNNNNNNNNNNNNNNNNNNNNNNNNNNNNNNNNNNNNNNNNNNNNNNNNNNNNNNNNNNNNNNNNNNNNNNNNNNNNNNNNNNNNNNNNNNNNNNNNNNNNNNNNNNNNNNNNNNNNNNNNNNNNNNNNNNNNNNNNNNNNNNNNNNNNNNNNNNNNNNNNNNNNNNNNNNNNNNNNNNNNNNNNNNNNNNNNNNNNNNNNNNNNNNNNNNNNNNNNNNNNNNNNNNNNNNNNNNNNNNNNNNNNNNNNNNNNNNNNNNNNNNNNNNNNNNNNNNNNNNNNNNNNNNNNNNNNNNNNNNNNNNNNNNNNNNNNNNNNNNNNNNNNNNNNNNNNNNNNNNNNNNNNNNNNNNNNNNNNNNNNNNNNNNNNNNNNNNNNNNNNNNNNNNNNNNNNNNNNNNNNNNNNNNNNNNNNNNNNNNNNNNNNNNNNNNNNNNNNNNNNNNNNNNNNNNNNNNNNNNNNNNNNNNNNNNNNNNNNNNNNNNNNNNNNNNNNNNNNNNNNNNNNNNNNNNNNNNNNNNNNNNNNNNNNNNNNNNNNNNNNNNNNNNNNNNNNNNNNNNNNNNNNNNNNNNNNNNNNNNNNNNNNNNNNNNNNNNNNNNNNNNNNNNNNNNNNNNNNNNNNNNNNNNNNNNNNNNNNNNNNNNNNNNNNNNNNNNNNNNNNNNNNNNNNNNNNNNNNNNNNNNNNNNNNNNNNNNNNNNNNNNNNNNNNNNNNNNNNNNNNNNNNNNNNNNNNNNNNNNNNNNNNNNNNNNNNNNNNNNNNNNNNNNNNNNNNNNNNNNNNNNNNNNNNNNNNNNNNNNNNNNNNNNNNNNNNNNNNNNNNNNNNNNNNNNNNNNNNNNNNNNNNNNNNNNNNNNNNNNNNNNNNNNNNNNNNNNNNNNNNNNNNNNNNNNNNNNNNNNNNNNNNNNNNNNNNNNNNNNNNNNNNNNNNNNNNNNNNNNNNNNNNNNNNNNNNNNNNNNNNNNNNNNNNNNNNNNNNNNNNNNNNNNNNNNNNNNNNNNNNNNNNNNNNNNNNNNNNNNNNNNNNNNNNNNNNNNNNNNNNNNNNNNNNNNNNNNNNNNNNNNNNNNNNNNNNNNNNNNNNNNNNNNNNNNNNNNNNNNNNNNNNNNNNNNNNNNNNNNNNNNNNNNNNNNNNNNNNNNNNNNNNNNNNNNNNNNNNNNNNNNNNNNNNNNNNNNNNNNNNNNNNNNNNNNNNNNNNNNNNNNNNNNNNNNNNNNNNNNNNNNNNNNNNNNNNNNNNNNNNNNNNNNNNNNNNNNNNNNNNNNNNNNNNNNNNNNNNNNNNNNNNNNNNNNNNNNNNNNNNNNNNNNNNNNNNNNNNNNNNNNNNNNNNNNNNNNNNNNNNNNNNNNNNNNNNNNNNNNNNNNNNNNNNNNNNNNNNNNNNNNNNNNNNNNNNNNNNNNNNNNNNNNNNNNNNNNNNNNNNNNNNNNNNNNNNNNNNNNNNNNNNNNNNNNNNNNNNNNNNNNNNNNNNNNNNNNNNNNNNNNNNNNNNNNNNNNNNNNNNNNNNNNNNNNNNNNNNNNNNNNNNNNNNNNNNNNNNNNNNNNNNNNNNNNNNNNNNNNNNNNNNNNNNNNNNNNNNNNNNNNNNNNNNNNNNNNNNNNNNNNNNNNNNNNNNNNNNNNNNNNNNNNNNNNNNNNNNNNNNNNNNNNNNNNNNNNNNNNNNNNNNNNNNNNNNNNNNNNNNNNNNNNNNNNNNNNNNNNNNNNNNNNNNNNNNNNNNNNNNNNNNNNNNNNNNNNNNNNNNNNNNNNNNNNNNNNNNNNNNNNNNNNNNNNNNNNNNNNNNNNNNNNNNNNNNNNNNNNNCGGCGGGGGTGGGGACGGTGGGGAACGGTCGGAAGGATTCGTCCTTCCTTGTCGAATTTGTTTGAGCGCTTCCGAGATTCGCCGCCGAACAGGGAAAAGCTCCGCAGCCGTTTTATCTGCAGTAGTTGCAGCATCCCAGAGTCTTATGCCAATTTTGTCCCAAACCGCcccatcaaaagaaaacccagatttCGGAAACTCAGGGGCGTTTTTGCTTATCCATTTAAGAAAAGTAACTAATGCCGAGGTAGATACAGTTCgattctgaaactttaaaattctctgtaATACTTCGAGGTTTACTTGTTGCTCCTTCGTTAGAGAGCTCCCCACAGTTCCCAGGCAAAACTGACTCAAACAGTCACGACGCTTTCCCTTTCTCAGGCAGCTCACTCGAACCCTCCTCGGGGTCTGGCTGTAGCAACCTCGGCACTGCCATAGCTACCCTGCATTCTTCCTTCATACTCTTAAGTGCATTAATCACCATCCTCCACGTAACTCCTAACTTCTTATAGTCCTTAAAACCATCCAGGGCGGCTGCCCACAACTTACCGCCCACCAGCTTCCACTCTGCTATGAAGAATACCAGCTCCACGTCTTTCATGCCGCCCTGAGCCTTagcccagctcagcaactgCTCCAAGTCCTTTGATCGGACTGCCTCACCTCTCTTAGAGAGAACAGCGAGAAGGAGCCCACCGCTGAACTCTGCTCCATTCTCTCCCAGCCACCAAGGGGAGCGACCCCTTCACCCCAGCCGGGCCCGTGTCGTTGTGCCTCCAGTTCTGTCTCTCAACAGCTCTGAGGTCGGTCAGTGGTCACTCCCTGCATCAAGCCACCGTTGTCCCCGTTCAGCGAGGGACCAGAATCCTCTCAGATCTGCTCGGGCTC of the Numida meleagris isolate 19003 breed g44 Domestic line unplaced genomic scaffold, NumMel1.0 unplaced_Scaffold638, whole genome shotgun sequence genome contains:
- the LOC110391921 gene encoding early activation antigen CD69-like, which gives rise to MLYSHGEEKQQENQWGCKRNVGRRKTALLLFVSGVLVGVIVTLVPVIVLQHLLRSSHPHFSYVCPDAWVSFQGKCYYFSDTESDWNSSREHCQRLGASLATIDTKKEMVRAGREPQYQSAHQGPVPPNLPHAKAMRRCLCGKQQAAQGQCPVLISPLPAPTRRCPEPRSSRGRSLSTPFPTQH